One stretch of Aquimarina sp. Aq107 DNA includes these proteins:
- a CDS encoding sugar nucleotide-binding protein has product MKKILIIGASGFIGNALYKELNSYFDTYGTYHTDNPFYEKNQKFFQYDMELEDISILLDNLKPSIIVSAIRGNFNSQVDAHYRIIDWIKKNKSKLIFLSSANVFDTFSNYPSYEYDKTLSESVFGRFKIKIENALMRLPTHKYVIARIPMIFGASTPRVQELKTLYDLKASIEVFPNVIINATSISKLTQQLHYIINRSKKGIFHLGSTDLIYHLDLIKEICDMLQFEDPIFKQVFDSNNDRYLAVLPKDNLLPKNLQITTKEVIDSIILK; this is encoded by the coding sequence TTGAAAAAAATTCTAATCATAGGAGCCAGTGGTTTTATAGGAAACGCTCTTTACAAAGAGCTTAATTCCTATTTCGATACGTATGGTACATATCATACGGATAATCCTTTTTATGAAAAGAATCAAAAATTCTTTCAGTATGATATGGAATTAGAAGATATCTCAATATTATTGGATAATCTTAAACCCTCAATCATTGTTTCTGCTATTAGAGGGAACTTTAACTCTCAAGTCGATGCACATTATAGAATTATAGATTGGATCAAGAAAAATAAATCTAAATTGATATTCTTATCCAGTGCAAATGTATTTGACACCTTTAGTAATTATCCTTCTTATGAATATGATAAGACATTAAGTGAAAGTGTTTTTGGTAGATTTAAAATAAAAATTGAAAATGCATTGATGCGACTGCCAACTCATAAATACGTAATCGCCAGGATACCAATGATTTTTGGAGCTAGTACGCCACGTGTGCAAGAGCTTAAAACATTATATGATCTTAAAGCCTCGATAGAAGTCTTTCCTAACGTTATTATAAATGCTACTTCAATTTCTAAATTAACACAACAATTACATTACATAATCAATAGAAGTAAAAAAGGCATCTTTCATCTAGGAAGTACTGATCTTATATATCACTTAGATCTTATAAAAGAAATCTGTGATATGCTCCAATTTGAAGATCCAATATTTAAACAAGTTTTTGATTCCAATAATGATCGGTATCTAGCTGTACTTCCTAAAGATAACCTGTTACCAAAAAATCTACAAATCACAACTAAAGAGGTCATTGATTCTATTATCTTAAAGTAA
- a CDS encoding mucoidy inhibitor MuiA family protein has product MRTFTLLLVLLPTIIFGNDEKRISSTIREVTVYLSGARIQRTAITDLVPGVNEIIFYDLSNKIDENSIQISGLKNASILSINYGINYLEKKKNSEELESLENQLELLLFQKNKLENVLSGFNHEMKVLENNQRIGSDQTDLSLDKVKQISTYYRKRSVAIQNETYVINQKKNKLQDDISKIINQIDKLSDNTKEERGEIKIKIDVPSVTNLELKFNYNVTDAGWFPLYDIKSKSTDTPLEITYKANVYQKTGTDWNKTKVILSTGDPTTNNIKPDLTTRYLNFGYGSYKRRSGINRYSSAYNPNIKTVSGIVTDHKGLPLVLM; this is encoded by the coding sequence ATGAGAACCTTTACTTTACTTCTAGTATTACTACCTACTATCATTTTTGGTAATGATGAAAAAAGAATATCATCTACAATAAGAGAAGTTACCGTTTATCTATCGGGTGCAAGAATACAAAGAACTGCTATCACGGATCTAGTTCCAGGAGTAAACGAAATCATATTTTATGATCTTTCTAATAAAATAGATGAAAACAGCATCCAAATCTCAGGACTAAAAAACGCTTCTATTTTATCAATAAATTATGGAATTAACTATCTAGAAAAGAAAAAAAACTCCGAAGAGTTAGAATCTTTAGAAAATCAACTAGAATTACTCTTATTTCAAAAAAATAAATTAGAAAATGTACTCTCTGGATTTAATCATGAAATGAAAGTGTTAGAGAATAATCAACGTATCGGAAGTGATCAAACGGACCTTTCATTAGATAAAGTAAAACAAATCTCTACTTATTACAGAAAAAGATCAGTCGCTATACAAAATGAAACATACGTCATCAATCAGAAAAAAAATAAACTACAAGATGATATTAGTAAAATAATAAATCAAATAGATAAACTCAGTGATAATACAAAAGAAGAAAGAGGAGAAATCAAAATAAAAATAGACGTTCCATCTGTTACAAATCTTGAGTTGAAATTTAATTATAACGTAACGGATGCTGGATGGTTTCCTTTATATGATATCAAATCAAAAAGTACGGATACTCCGTTAGAAATAACCTATAAGGCTAACGTTTATCAAAAAACAGGAACAGATTGGAACAAAACAAAAGTTATCTTATCGACTGGAGACCCAACAACTAATAACATAAAACCAGACCTTACAACAAGATATTTAAACTTCGGTTATGGTAGTTATAAAAGGAGAAGTGGGATAAATAGATATTCTTCTGCCTATAATCCAAATATAAAAACTGTTAGCGGAATTGTTACTGATCATAAAGGACTACCGCTGGTGTTAATGTAA
- the gcvT gene encoding glycine cleavage system aminomethyltransferase GcvT — MKNTALTETHIALGAKIVPFAGYNMPVSYEGVNIEHETVRKDVGVFDVSHMGEFLITGPNALDLIQKVTSNDASKLIDGKAQYSCLPNEKGGIVDDLIVYKLADEKYLLVVNASNIQKDWDWIQSHNTMNADMRDLSEDYSLLAIQGPKAAKAMQSLTSVDLEVMKFYTFEVSDFAGIDHVIISATGYTGSGGFEIYCKNSEVQQIWNKVLEAGADFGIKPIGLAARDTLRLEMGYCLYGNDINDTTSPIEAGLSWITKFSKDFVNAEALAKEKEHGAERKLIGFELDERGIPRHDYDIVDSNGNIIGIVTSGTMSPSLGKGIGLGYVPKVFASPGSKIHIQVRKKAIPATVIKLPFYKG; from the coding sequence ATGAAAAACACTGCATTAACAGAAACTCATATTGCTTTAGGTGCTAAAATAGTTCCGTTTGCAGGATATAATATGCCTGTTTCTTATGAAGGAGTAAATATTGAACACGAAACTGTCCGCAAAGATGTGGGAGTTTTTGATGTATCGCATATGGGTGAGTTCTTAATTACAGGACCTAATGCTTTAGATTTAATCCAAAAAGTAACTTCTAATGACGCATCTAAACTAATAGATGGAAAGGCACAATACAGTTGTTTACCTAATGAAAAAGGTGGTATTGTAGATGATTTAATTGTATACAAATTAGCTGATGAAAAATATTTGTTAGTAGTAAATGCTTCTAACATCCAGAAAGATTGGGATTGGATACAGAGTCATAATACCATGAATGCTGATATGCGAGATCTATCTGAGGACTATTCTTTATTAGCAATTCAGGGACCTAAAGCTGCTAAGGCAATGCAATCCTTAACATCTGTGGATTTAGAAGTAATGAAATTCTATACCTTTGAAGTGTCTGATTTTGCTGGGATCGATCATGTGATTATTTCTGCAACTGGATATACTGGTAGTGGTGGTTTTGAAATTTATTGTAAAAATTCTGAAGTACAACAAATATGGAATAAAGTACTTGAAGCTGGTGCTGATTTCGGAATTAAACCTATTGGTCTTGCTGCAAGAGACACCTTGCGTCTAGAGATGGGATATTGCCTTTATGGTAATGATATCAATGACACAACATCACCTATAGAAGCAGGTTTAAGCTGGATTACAAAGTTTAGTAAAGACTTTGTAAACGCAGAAGCATTGGCAAAAGAAAAAGAACATGGTGCAGAACGTAAACTTATAGGGTTTGAATTAGATGAACGAGGAATTCCAAGACATGATTATGATATTGTAGATAGTAATGGAAATATAATCGGAATAGTTACTTCTGGTACGATGTCCCCTTCTTTAGGAAAAGGAATCGGATTAGGATATGTTCCTAAAGTTTTTGCTTCTCCTGGTAGTAAAATTCATATTCAGGTTCGTAAAAAAGCAATCCCAGCAACAGTAATAAAATTACCTTTTTACAAAGGATAA
- a CDS encoding DUF3052 domain-containing protein, which translates to MPAGYSGTPLAKKLGIKEGCTIILYNRPDHYWNLFSDLPDKIKELKMAKNEQADFIHVFCKTIKELEKIIPIYKTALKKTGMLWVSWPKVSSKITTDLKRELIRTHVLQIGLVDIKVAAVDDDWSGLKFVYRVSDRN; encoded by the coding sequence ATGCCAGCAGGATATTCAGGAACTCCATTAGCTAAAAAATTGGGAATAAAAGAAGGATGTACTATTATATTATATAATCGTCCAGATCATTATTGGAATTTGTTTTCTGACCTTCCTGATAAGATAAAAGAACTGAAAATGGCAAAAAATGAGCAAGCAGATTTTATTCATGTGTTTTGTAAAACAATAAAAGAGTTAGAAAAGATTATCCCAATCTATAAAACTGCTTTAAAGAAAACAGGAATGTTATGGGTTAGCTGGCCGAAAGTAAGTTCTAAAATAACCACTGATCTTAAAAGAGAGTTGATCCGAACTCATGTATTACAGATTGGATTAGTTGACATTAAGGTAGCTGCCGTAGATGATGATTGGAGTGGTTTAAAATTTGTTTACAGAGTTTCGGATAGAAATTAA
- a CDS encoding S8 family peptidase, with translation MKSKTTILWCLMALITSFSWSQKTKTINQQQFLEEKDGWKLVDEQTGQKFTLSDEITIQFKKAPSPKEIQRLENTYGMKFMRSNRLGFYDFKITTKSKLLDSYEKMSKEVDAEQIFTNTMGTYILTPNDPQFGIQWGLEQASDADIDAEDAWDITTGNSSVIVAILDSGTDWTHEDLGLGTDGYQNVYLNPGEDAWSNPNDPTTGNGIDDDGNGFIDDWKGWDFNNADNDSRGPFWHGTHVAGIVGAKTNNNTGMSGIAGGNNAVGSRLMLEGVGDFAPNASILDDAIIYAMDNGADIIQLSLTVGSSPAIDTALQDAYNAGVFIVCAAGNSGAGAISYPASNVNAFSVAATTNADVKAGFSQFGPNLDLAAPGVGIRSTQNGNVYADSDGTSFAAPAVSGVAALMLSVDPTLSNQEIEDILKCTADKVGGYDYIWNPAELGHSQELGYGRLNAHQAVLAANTSDIYIRDTTLDDGTEPSSGTMYLSPDIWVRNDDDGVLTHENPEYKLLSPNWVYVRINRKNCSNIDDGVLKLYFSKASTGLSWPLHWDNYYQMVSGSSVLHGDFIGDVPIPTSPDDEIIVKIPWYPPNPADFINDVHHFCLLARIESATDPIGVEGTSVWNNTRNNNNIAWKNVSVYDIDAFNNTAPYVFIRNVDKRVRAINLSLDVTENKTGIPFEKIGAFYIIPDEKLNEILAEAKMEGIERVDRNVYRVYEPKARIYEVKAEPYQTFSLQLLVKPEVELKEGTYLNYNILQTDEKFQPMGGEQFTIGNFGGKEDRREEIEQSEEIKTIDFNAYPNPTQGEVTIRLNDTYTNVGIVIRNMAGDVIYADHQKEADQFNVELKGYKGLYFVKITAANGETKTMKLLKN, from the coding sequence ATGAAATCTAAAACAACAATTCTGTGGTGCCTTATGGCACTGATCACTAGCTTTTCGTGGTCACAAAAGACAAAAACAATCAATCAACAACAATTTTTGGAAGAAAAAGATGGTTGGAAATTGGTTGATGAGCAAACTGGACAAAAATTTACATTAAGTGATGAAATTACAATTCAATTTAAGAAAGCACCTTCACCCAAGGAGATTCAAAGATTAGAAAACACCTATGGGATGAAATTCATGCGAAGTAACCGATTAGGTTTCTATGACTTTAAAATTACTACCAAAAGTAAACTACTCGATTCATATGAGAAAATGAGTAAGGAAGTAGATGCTGAGCAAATTTTTACGAATACGATGGGTACATATATTTTAACACCTAACGATCCTCAGTTCGGAATACAATGGGGGCTAGAACAAGCTAGTGATGCGGATATTGATGCAGAAGATGCTTGGGATATTACTACTGGAAATAGCTCGGTAATTGTAGCAATTTTGGATAGCGGAACCGACTGGACTCATGAAGATTTAGGGCTTGGTACAGATGGATATCAGAATGTGTATCTTAATCCAGGAGAGGATGCTTGGTCTAATCCAAATGATCCTACTACCGGAAACGGAATAGATGATGATGGTAATGGATTTATTGATGATTGGAAAGGTTGGGATTTTAATAATGCAGATAATGATTCCAGAGGACCTTTTTGGCATGGTACGCATGTAGCAGGAATCGTTGGAGCTAAAACGAATAATAACACTGGGATGTCCGGCATTGCCGGCGGTAACAACGCTGTAGGGTCTAGATTGATGTTAGAAGGAGTTGGAGATTTTGCTCCTAATGCTTCTATTTTGGACGACGCAATTATATATGCAATGGATAATGGAGCAGATATCATTCAACTTAGTTTAACTGTTGGGAGTTCACCGGCTATAGATACAGCACTACAAGATGCATATAATGCGGGAGTATTTATAGTGTGTGCTGCAGGGAATTCTGGAGCGGGAGCTATTTCGTATCCGGCATCAAATGTGAATGCATTCTCAGTAGCAGCAACAACAAATGCAGATGTTAAAGCAGGTTTCTCGCAATTTGGTCCTAACTTGGATCTTGCAGCGCCTGGTGTAGGGATTCGTAGTACACAAAATGGAAATGTCTATGCCGATAGCGATGGAACTTCGTTTGCTGCACCAGCAGTGTCAGGAGTAGCAGCATTGATGCTATCAGTAGATCCGACATTAAGTAATCAGGAGATTGAAGATATACTAAAATGTACAGCTGATAAAGTAGGAGGATATGATTATATCTGGAATCCAGCGGAGTTAGGACATTCTCAGGAATTGGGGTATGGTAGATTAAACGCACATCAAGCTGTGTTGGCAGCGAATACTTCAGATATTTATATTAGAGATACCACGTTGGATGATGGAACAGAACCATCTTCAGGAACCATGTACCTTAGTCCAGACATTTGGGTGCGTAACGATGATGATGGTGTGCTAACTCATGAAAATCCAGAATATAAATTATTGAGTCCTAATTGGGTATATGTTCGAATTAATAGAAAGAATTGCTCTAATATTGATGATGGGGTTTTAAAATTATATTTTAGTAAAGCTTCTACAGGATTATCTTGGCCATTGCATTGGGATAATTATTATCAAATGGTAAGTGGTAGTAGTGTATTACACGGAGATTTTATTGGAGATGTTCCGATACCAACTTCTCCAGATGATGAGATTATTGTAAAAATTCCTTGGTATCCACCAAATCCAGCAGATTTTATAAATGATGTACATCACTTCTGTTTATTAGCAAGAATAGAATCTGCCACGGATCCAATTGGAGTAGAAGGAACTTCTGTATGGAACAATACCAGAAATAATAATAACATTGCTTGGAAGAATGTAAGTGTTTATGATATCGATGCATTTAATAATACCGCTCCTTATGTATTCATCAGAAATGTAGACAAGCGAGTGAGAGCTATTAATTTATCATTGGACGTTACAGAGAATAAAACAGGTATTCCATTTGAGAAGATTGGAGCTTTTTATATCATTCCTGACGAAAAGTTAAATGAAATTTTAGCAGAAGCAAAGATGGAAGGTATTGAACGGGTAGATAGAAATGTCTATAGGGTATATGAACCCAAAGCTCGTATTTATGAGGTAAAAGCAGAACCTTATCAAACCTTTAGTCTTCAGTTATTGGTTAAACCAGAAGTAGAGCTTAAAGAAGGCACCTATTTAAATTATAACATTCTACAAACTGATGAAAAGTTCCAACCGATGGGAGGAGAACAGTTTACTATCGGTAATTTTGGTGGTAAAGAAGATAGACGAGAAGAAATCGAACAATCAGAAGAAATAAAAACTATTGATTTCAATGCATATCCTAATCCTACTCAAGGAGAAGTAACTATACGACTTAATGATACTTATACTAATGTGGGGATTGTCATCAGAAATATGGCAGGAGATGTTATTTATGCAGATCATCAGAAAGAAGCAGATCAATTTAATGTTGAGCTAAAAGGCTACAAAGGATTGTATTTTGTAAAGATTACAGCAGCTAATGGAGAAACCAAAACAATGAAGCTGCTTAAGAATTAA
- the tssD gene encoding type VI secretion system tube protein TssD, producing MAFQAKLFINDEERNVIDSTFLYQQLMDSNGRPKTTIQDGKINVLIESTKNDELFYDWMFSTHTTYNGYVRFFKRDGFSKLFDFEFANCHCVHLEEKFNAEGNSPLKMELVLSPGIQRVRGQIFEKNWNPSNPFTNATPITEREEKEPKIIEAYWMDEEMNERIDKITFSKKATLIVKTENVDPGETVKLKIRRKDSEKLEDKDYITYQGVVNEDGNAEMEPLELKENWLKN from the coding sequence ATGGCCTTTCAGGCAAAACTATTTATTAATGACGAAGAACGAAATGTAATTGACAGTACATTTTTATATCAGCAACTGATGGATAGCAATGGTCGTCCTAAAACTACGATTCAGGATGGTAAAATCAATGTTTTAATAGAATCCACTAAGAATGATGAATTGTTTTACGATTGGATGTTTTCTACGCATACCACGTATAACGGATATGTTCGATTTTTTAAACGAGATGGATTTAGTAAACTATTTGATTTCGAATTTGCGAACTGCCATTGTGTTCATTTAGAAGAAAAATTTAATGCAGAAGGTAATAGTCCGTTAAAAATGGAATTGGTATTGTCGCCAGGTATTCAGAGAGTGCGGGGTCAGATTTTTGAAAAAAACTGGAATCCAAGCAATCCTTTTACGAATGCTACACCGATTACGGAGCGGGAGGAGAAAGAACCAAAAATAATTGAGGCATATTGGATGGATGAAGAAATGAATGAAAGAATAGATAAAATAACTTTTTCTAAAAAAGCAACTTTAATTGTTAAAACAGAAAATGTAGATCCTGGTGAAACGGTAAAATTAAAAATTAGAAGAAAAGATAGTGAGAAGCTAGAAGATAAAGATTATATAACTTATCAAGGTGTGGTTAATGAGGATGGTAATGCAGAAATGGAACCATTGGAATTGAAAGAAAATTGGTTGAAAAATTAA
- a CDS encoding thiol-disulfide oxidoreductase DCC family protein → MNFEGKKIILFDGVCNLCNGAVNFIIKRDKNDVFRYASLQSDIGKKLASEIGVDTSKLDTILLIEPSVAYYHKSTAALQIAKRLSGGYPLLSVFLIFPKILRDWFYDIIAKNRYKWFGKRDNCVIPTPELKALFID, encoded by the coding sequence ATGAATTTTGAAGGGAAAAAGATTATACTATTTGATGGTGTTTGTAACTTATGTAATGGTGCTGTTAATTTCATTATCAAAAGAGATAAGAATGATGTTTTTAGATATGCATCGTTACAAAGTGATATAGGTAAAAAATTAGCTTCAGAAATTGGTGTAGATACGTCAAAATTAGATACTATTCTACTTATTGAACCATCTGTAGCATATTATCATAAATCAACAGCCGCTCTACAAATTGCAAAGCGGCTGTCTGGTGGTTATCCGTTACTTTCTGTTTTTCTTATCTTTCCGAAGATTCTAAGAGATTGGTTTTATGATATTATTGCTAAAAACAGATATAAATGGTTTGGCAAAAGAGATAATTGTGTAATTCCAACTCCAGAACTTAAAGCCCTATTTATTGATTAA
- a CDS encoding DUF1266 domain-containing protein, producing the protein MEILQNTPLSRINPPKNNTFLQAYQNLEQNAKVGLSILGTATLFFMLVIGMGLYEVFGNPSQGNGMPLNSLIEPQFLAIVTGVMISLFFIFSFLNKQRILAIKEQQTYYRLGDVTPLNIDQKKAIRLNLVHMFYGGGWSETLEVFPCNIRLGEQKFKPQTFDIHQDVLYQQYLNEDWGVLNKEQYYEMIARLFDGMHSKWFAQDIVSDSANDMINQISGLTKVDPMYIEKCGLIANNKPKKLIWGFDLFRVIPMSRWAFMAGYISESEAWKNILKASELIYYLFDSHEDYYDNYRVGHAFWSNNFEACTDRLQKWTYFKEKCDWPANNLAWTQPESVTLPENMKTNFETHLSEINNQQKTTIGFRKTQEG; encoded by the coding sequence ATGGAAATATTACAAAACACACCATTAAGTCGCATAAATCCACCAAAAAACAATACTTTTTTACAAGCATATCAAAACTTAGAGCAGAACGCCAAAGTTGGGTTATCGATCTTAGGAACCGCAACGTTGTTTTTTATGTTGGTAATAGGAATGGGATTGTACGAAGTTTTTGGTAATCCTTCACAAGGAAATGGGATGCCTTTAAACTCTTTGATAGAACCTCAGTTTCTTGCTATAGTCACTGGTGTAATGATTTCCTTATTTTTTATATTTTCTTTTCTTAATAAACAACGAATATTAGCAATAAAAGAACAACAAACATATTATAGGTTGGGAGATGTAACTCCTTTGAACATAGATCAAAAAAAAGCAATTAGACTCAATTTAGTGCATATGTTTTATGGTGGTGGTTGGTCAGAAACTTTAGAAGTTTTTCCGTGTAATATTCGTTTAGGAGAACAGAAGTTTAAACCACAAACATTTGATATACATCAAGATGTGTTGTATCAACAATACCTTAATGAAGATTGGGGAGTACTTAATAAAGAACAATACTATGAGATGATAGCTCGTTTATTTGATGGAATGCATTCTAAATGGTTTGCGCAGGATATTGTTTCGGACTCCGCAAATGATATGATTAATCAAATCTCTGGACTTACTAAAGTGGATCCAATGTATATAGAGAAATGTGGTTTAATCGCTAATAATAAGCCCAAGAAGTTGATTTGGGGATTTGATTTATTTAGAGTTATACCAATGAGTCGATGGGCATTTATGGCCGGTTATATCTCAGAAAGCGAAGCTTGGAAAAATATACTAAAAGCTTCTGAACTCATTTATTATTTGTTTGATAGTCATGAGGATTATTATGATAATTATCGGGTAGGACATGCTTTTTGGAGTAATAATTTTGAAGCCTGTACGGATCGATTACAGAAATGGACCTATTTTAAAGAAAAATGTGATTGGCCCGCAAATAATTTGGCGTGGACACAACCAGAATCTGTAACGCTACCAGAAAATATGAAGACGAATTTCGAAACACATCTTTCGGAGATAAACAACCAACAGAAAACTACTATCGGGTTTCGCAAAACCCAAGAAGGGTGA
- a CDS encoding DUF4139 domain-containing protein, which yields MNINLEEDDHSLEEVVITGYASSSGYRKASRSKPKRKKESYNLTVDSKQEGITTTRFVIKKKYTIKSNTDITTLEIDNFDMDATYSYYVAPELNENVFLTAKLGNWEQFDLLEGEANIYFEGSYAGKTNIDPHATTDSLMISLGTDPNIIVKRKPLKKFKRKSFYGNNRVVDLGYSIQLKNSKQNSIHLILEDRIPISQNKEIKVDNIKTNDANYDAKTGIMKWKLTIQPKTQLEKQFSYELKYPKNKRVNL from the coding sequence ATGAATATAAATTTAGAAGAAGATGACCACTCGTTAGAAGAAGTTGTTATCACTGGATACGCCAGTTCATCAGGATATAGAAAAGCTTCACGTAGCAAACCAAAAAGAAAAAAAGAATCTTATAATCTTACTGTCGATTCTAAACAAGAAGGAATCACCACTACCCGATTTGTAATTAAAAAGAAATATACTATCAAATCTAATACAGATATAACAACTCTAGAGATTGATAATTTTGATATGGATGCAACTTATAGTTATTATGTAGCTCCAGAATTAAATGAGAATGTATTTTTAACTGCCAAATTAGGTAACTGGGAACAATTTGACTTATTAGAAGGAGAAGCAAACATATATTTTGAAGGTAGTTATGCCGGAAAAACAAACATTGATCCACATGCAACTACAGATAGTTTAATGATCTCACTGGGAACTGATCCAAACATTATTGTAAAACGAAAGCCTTTAAAAAAATTTAAAAGAAAATCCTTTTATGGAAATAATAGAGTTGTAGATCTTGGGTACTCTATACAATTAAAAAACAGTAAACAAAACTCAATTCATTTAATTCTAGAAGATCGAATTCCTATATCTCAGAATAAAGAAATCAAAGTAGATAATATTAAAACAAATGATGCTAATTATGATGCTAAAACAGGAATTATGAAATGGAAATTAACTATCCAACCCAAAACACAATTAGAAAAACAATTTTCTTACGAACTAAAATATCCAAAAAACAAAAGGGTTAACCTCTAA